TTAACGGTGCAAGGAGAGgagtttgaatttatttatttatttattttttgagatggagtttcactcttgtagcccaggctggagtgcaatggcgcgatctcggctcacagcaacctccgcctcccggttcaagccattctcctgcctcagcctctggagtagctgggattacaggcatgcgccaccacgtccgcctaattttgtatttttagtagagacggggtttctccatgttggtcaggctggtctcgaactctggacctcaggtgatctgcccgcctcagcctcccaaagtgctgggattacaggcgtgaaccaccgcgcctggctgcttGAATTTATTTcaattgccttaaaaaaaaaaaacaaaaactaggccagacgcgatggctcacgcctgtaatctcaacgctttgggaggccaaggtgggcagatcacgaggtcaggagaccagcctgatcaacatggtgaaactccgtctctactaaaaatacaaaaattagccagccgtggaagtgtgcgcctgtaatcccagctacttaggaggccgaggcaggagaattgcttgaacctgggaggccgagattgcaccactgcactccagtcttggcgacagagtgagactctgtctcaaaaaaaaaaaaaaaaaaaaattaaagccaagTCTGGGCATGTaatctcaggcctgtaatctcaacacttttgagaggctgaggtgggaggattatttttgggcccaggagttcaagaccagcctgagcaacatagagaccTCATctcccaaaaattaaaaaaaagttagccatgtgtgctggcacacacctgtaatcccaactacttgggaggcagagacaggaggaacacttgagcccaggagatcaaggctttAGTGACCTGTGATTGTgacaccacactccagtctgggtgacagcatgacctggtctcttaaaaaaaaaaaaaaaaggcaggaaattTATTGGCTATTATCCAgccttttttctaaattaaaccACCCCAAGTACTATTCTCATAATCCTTGCTTATTATATGTTAACAATTGCCAtagttttgtgggttttgtttttgagacggagtctcactctgtcgcccaggctggagtgcagtggcgtgatctcagttcactgcaacctccgcccccacggttcaagcaattctcctgcctcagcctccctggtagctgggattacaggcgcgtgccaccatgcctggctaattttttttgtatttttagtagagacagggtttcaccatgttggacatgctggttttgaactcctaacctcaggtgatctgcccacctcggcctcccaaagtgctgggattacaggtgtgagccaccgtgcccggccgagaggATTGCTTCTGAGCGCAAGCATTTCAGACCggtctgggcaacaaagagctcgtctctataataaattaaaaaaatagcgaGGCCCGGTGGCACGCAcgtgtagtcacagctacttgggaggctgaggagttccaggctgcagtgagctatggatagtgccactgtgctccactctgggtgacattgcaagaactgtctcaaaaaaaggcagggagatTATTTAATGCGGTTCGTTCAGGATGAGCTTGTAAAGTGTTACATAGCTAACTAGACCTAGTTGGGTTTCAGAGGTCAAATCAAGTAATTAGGTTTTGGGCTGCATGCAGAGGTGGTTAGTAGTTTTGATGTCCGCACACTGGGCTTGAACTGTGATCCTGAGATTTATGTTCCCAGTCTCCTTCAATCTGGAGAGATTATTACTTACAATGAGTTGATCCTTGTTATACTTTGGTATTTTGGAAGAAAGTTTTATCCCCAGACATGTTGAGACAAGAGATCTAACTGAAGGAGATGAGAGGATTTCTATACCATATGCGTTACCTTCTAATGCTGGCCACCTCTGAAGGGCACGTGGCAGCTGAGACGAAATTGATTTTCTTCATCACTGATCCCGTGGCCTTTACACAGGCTCAGAGGTGCATCAGAATCCACAATGAAGTGGACAAGATTAGTGACCAACACATCTGtaaatgttctattttctttttttagttccttAGCTTTTTCTACCCTAGGATAAATTATTGACCAGTTTTCTGCAGTCAGATTCCTGAAtcatgttgggttttttttttttttttttagtttcactcttgtccaggcCACTCTtgtcttgcctcactgcaacctctgcctcccgggttcaagcgattctcctgcctcagcctcctgagtagctgggattacaggggcctgccaccacgttcggctaatttttgtatttttagtggagatggcgttcaccatgttggctaggctggtcttgaactcctgacctcaggtgatccgcccgcctcggtctcccaaagtggtgggattacaggcgtgagccaccgcatctggccctcGTGTTGGGTTTTAAAACCCactcttcccccccccccccccaaactctgacttcacctttctctttaTGAAACCGTTCTCTTTTTGGGGCGGGGGTGGTGGTGAAGAAGCTGCTTTGGATGGTGGTGTGTGGTACTTGTGTCATCTTCACTCCTGATGATCCCTTTCCTCATAAACTCTGCACTGCTTTTAGCCTGTTTTGTTCGTGTTATAAGTTCTTCCATCCAGTCCCTGCACTCCACCTTTTAACCCTTTTCAAAAGCTGCTTCGCAAAGGGTCTTGACTAAAGTTGCTTGCTTAATGAATATGAAGCAGCCTAAGGATGAGAGAAAACGAGGCAGCAGCTGGACCCTCTGGAGAATGttactttgtattttgtttacAGCTGGTTGTGACTAAGCTCTTTCCTCTAAAGTCGGTTCTAGGGGATTAAAACAGCTCTGGCTGATGGCgcccaataaaataaaacaaaaaaacctttgctGCTCCAGTTTTTTCTCAGGGTGGGGTCGGGGTATACTTTCAATCTCCATGGTCTCAGAAAGGTTTCTTCATCGCGGACCCTGGGAGGCTGGTTCCCAGAGGGAACTTGTCCTCAGCGTCTCCTGGACAGTGCAGCCTTCTGCCGGGCCTACTTCTGGAAGGCCATTACAGAGGTCCTTTCACCACCTGTGAGAGGTTTGATTTTGGGGGAGCTCCGGGACTCTCAAGGCTACAGTGTGGACTACTGGCCCAAGGAGAAGGTTGGTTTCCTGAAGTGGTGGGTGGTGGGTTGGGGAGGTCTTCGTTGTTTTTCTTCCCTGGCATGTGCCTGCATAAGCTATTTCCACAGCGTCCTGGCCGCGAGGGGGGGTGGTGCTTGGGAGGTTAGAGGTAGACACCTAGAGTGAACGGCAAAATGGAGCGTGGAATACTGTCTGGCTGTGCACGTGGAGGTGGCGAAATGTGGAAGCTTAACGAAGTTGGCGCCATGAAGCTAAAGACTGCTACCCCGGGGCTCTAGCTCGCTCCGCTTAATGGCGGGCCGCACCCCGCCGGCGAAGCCCACGTTTGTAGGTCCGCCCTCACGCTGATCTCTTGCCCAATCAGCGAGTTCGGCTTCGCGAGGTTGGTGCCCATTGGCTTTCGCATAAAAGCTCCGAGGTTACAGACGTTTCCACCTCTTGCCGGCCTCTTAGGTAATTGGCGTCCGTGGTAACCAATCAGGAAGAGGATCTGCGGGAACGCCGGCCTTTTACTTTCTTGAGTGGCCAATCCGGTTGTAGGCTCACCTCCCCCTTCTACCAGAGCACTGCTGCGGCCGCCGCCATTTTAGCGTTTTGTCAGAAGCGTCCGCGCCGCGAGGAGGAGGCCCTGCTGGTTTCTGTGCGGGTGAGACTCCGAGCCTTTCCACTGCCTTTCTTGTACTCTGTTAAATCTTCTCTCACTCCCTTGGGCTTCGGGGGTGTCCTGGTAGGTTCGCAGCCTCCACACCCGTCACTGAGAGTCGACCTCGGTCCTCGGCATTGCGCGGTAAGCCGGGAGCAGCCCTTCCCCCACCGCCCCCTGAGAATACCTTGCTTTTTTTCGCCCACCCTGTCCCGCGCCCGACGTGGCTGCTCTTGGAAGCCTCGAGATTTCCACTGGGATAACCCCCTTTCCCTTATATCTGGCAGTTACATCCTCGTTTCGGGAATTTCTCGGGCCGTGAGACATCGTCTGGTTAATGAATCTGAAGCTCTTTTCCGCGGCCACGCATTTCAGTGTTCGGCAGGAGCTAGGACGGTGCCCCGAGAGAGGCGTTCCCCACTCCAGTATTTCCTTTATCTCTTACTCCTCGCTGTCTCATCCGAGTCGCGCGTTCACTACTTCCAAAGGAAACTCAAATGTAGCTATTACAAGGCCCATTTTCCCGGAAATAATGGCTGCTTTGGTTCCTACGTGAGGAAAAGCCTGTTGATAATTTCAGGCAGGCAGTCAGCAAGCCTAGTagacttttgttttctgttgtccTCCTAGTGGATAGAAAAGCCTAGTACCCCCATTTCTTCATATGCTGTCTTTCATGCCCATTTCTGTTGGAAGGTATCGGTTCTTACCAAACCCTTTGTCTACTAAGGACCTCCCTATTGCAGACGTCTTCTTATTCTTACAGGTTCATGGCGGCTACTATAGCAGGCCTTAGTTCACTCCCACTTCCATTTGATTATtgtgtggaggtgtgtgtgcAGGCGTGTGAGAGAGAAAACTGGAAATATACATTAGAATGAAAGTCGTCGTTTTTTGTGAACGGATGTGGGCCTGAGGTCTTTTGTCAGATGTCTTGTTTTTCTCTCCCAGGCTCTTGTCAGGATGGTGAAGCTGTTCATCGGAAACCTGCCCCGGGAGGCTACAGAGCAGGAGATTCGCTCACTCTTCGAGCAGTATGGGAAGGTGCTGGAATGTGACATCATTAAGAATTACGGCTTTGTGCACATAGAAGACAAGACGGCAGCTGAGGATGCCATACGCAACCTGCACCATTACAAGCTTCATGGGGTGAACATCAACGTGGAAGCCAGCAAGAATAAGAGCAAAACCTCAACAAAGTTGCATGTGGGCAACATCAGTCCCACCTGCACCAATAAGGAGCTTCGAGCCAAGTTTGAGGAGTATGGTCCGGTCATCGAATGTGACATCGTGAAAGATTATGCCTTCGTACACATGGAAcgggcagaggatgcagtggaGGCCATCAGGGGCCTTGATAACACAGAGTTTCAAGGTGAACCACCCTCTTTGGGTAGAGGGCTGAACACAAGGCTATGTGCAGAAAATGGTTGGATAAGTAAAAGGAGAGGTTTGGTAAAGATAACAGCTGTTGGCTGGCTGGTGATGAAGAAATAAGTATGGGTGATGGACTTCTTATGATGTAGAATGCATGGGACTTAGGGGCTTTACCTTAGGCAAATGTCTCCTGGAGAAAAGCCACTCACCTTTTATTTGGAGCCCCTACGGCTTTTGTGCTTATCAGTGCAGAAATCCTTTTCTTGAAGGCTTTCTGAGTTACTGggccttttttattatttatttttttgtagtagagCACAGTTCAGAGTTCCTCACTCTGAATTTATTGCCCTCAGCACAGGATCAGAATTCTGCATTTTACATGAGGAACCTCTCAAAAACATGTCAAGCGACACTTATAGGACCAGAATCCTTGTTAAGCCGTCCTACCTTACACAAACTCTTTAAAGGGTTACAGCTCTTGTTGCTTTTATATTATACCTGTACCAAGGGATTGTATTTTGAGTTTAAGGCCACTCTAGAATTACAGGGCTGATTTTAGGACTTCCTGGGGAGGAGGCACTGGGGTTTTAGGGGCAGTAATGACTGTCATTTCATTGGTTTGGGGGGCTGGACTTTATAAGATTTTGGTGAATAGAGCACTTAGATTTGTGTTATCTTGGAGTCTTAACCAAATGAATCTTTTGTGCCTGGAGGGCAGCATGGGTGATTATGTGGATTGTCACTTCATTTGGAAGCATCTCAAATCCCCAGCATTTTGAATGCCTACATgttgctcaaaggaaatgcttgttagagcattttggattttgaattttcagatttgggatgctaaaATGGTACGTAGAacgcaaatattccaaaatctgaggTCTGAAGCAACAGTGGCAGTTCAGGGGTGGTGATCATGGTGAGTTGCTATCTGAACTCTTCTTTCACCTCCTTTGGGTTCCCAGTGTCAAAAAGAGTGGTGTCCTTTTTTAGCTTAATTAAGCAGGactgaacaaaaataataaaaaataaaaaaagccttATCCAAATTATGGAGTATTTCCGTGACTCCTTGCTATATTTCAAACCTGTGTTCTGACAGTGTAGTTTGCCGATTCTTTTTCTGGGTACTACCTTTGTTAAGAGTCATTGCTGCCTTTGGCGTCCATTTCCCTTAAATTGGGCTTTTTTAGAGCTGAGGGTCTGATCATTATTTCCCCTAGTAATGGGTGCCCTGTGTCATGGGCATTGCTGTGCGTTAGTAAAGAAAAGTGACACAGGTCTCTCAGGTctagtttgctttcttttttttaattggcaagtTGAGAATTATTTTGTCAACAACTTAATTGAGAGCAAAGGTTGCTCTTGTGGAGGGTTTATGGTGTGATACCTAATTTTTGGACTGTTTCCCACACTTTAGCCCAGTCAGAAGAGGTGGTGTCTGCTTGTAGCAGTTAGGTTTAAGGAGAGGACAGTGTGGTCTTGATTCAGGACAAATTATCCTTATATAAAACTCTGGGTGTCTGAACCCTAGGTCCCCTGACACTAACCTATGCTTAGttatttttaccttattttatgtaatattggCGTTTCTCATTTCTTAATACTGTTCTGGTAGAGTTATAGATGTATATTGATGAGCAGTAGTTATTAGAGTGGTCTTTTTTCCTTTCCGTTTCTCAAGTGTTGGGTATCTTCTCTATTGCTTGCCCACTTAAAATctcttttagatattttttaaaatttaacttctttttctgGCGTTAGAACCAACAGATCCTTAGATTAAGGCGTTTATTAATGATCTTTATGTCTGGAATGTGCATAGTTGCTTTCTTAGTTGCACTTGTTTTCTCTGGTTTTGTTAGGTGCCAAAGTGGCCCCCTGGGCAAATGCCAGAGACAAGCTAGCACTTTAAGGCACTTAAGTGCATAATTGCGTATCTACTCTCTTTTAATAACCTGCAACCTAAACTTCCAGCTGTGTAGACCTCCTTGATATTTTGTTCCTTCCACCCCCGTTTCCCTATTGTGTTTTCTGGTCTCCCAGAATCTAACATTAATTTTGCAAGGAAAATTGTGTGTTTACCACTTTCTCTAATGTTAGAGGATCCATCTGTTGACTCTCCCTTGCTTTTGACCATTTACTCCTTTGACAGGTATATGTTTAGGTGCATCATAACCAATTGCATTGGGAAGTTTTTGCAGGATTTGGATCTCTTCTGAATTTTGCTTACCAATAAGCTGGTAGATCATGTTAGGTAGAAATTGATTCTGTAGAGACTTACTAAAACTTAGTTTTAACTTTTCTAGAAAAGTTTCTGCTTTTATTCCATTTTCAGAAGTAATACTTTTCATTTCCAGAatgcaaattttaattttcaggaaAAATATTAGGTGTATGTTCTTAGTTACGCTCTCAGATATGTAGTTTCAGGAGAAGTACTTTAATTCTGCTTAAACTGAGCAGTTTGGTCCACTGACTAGTATAACTAGTTATTCTCCACTTTCCTCAGGCACGTtttcttccatgttttttacagtatTCTAAAATTTCAGGCATTTGAGAATAATCTGTCCTGTTTTTGCCGTTTGCCTTTGACCCTAGTAGAGGGTCACTAAAATTAACTGTCAGATTGTAAAAGAATCCTCGTTAAAGCAATGATCAGAACCAGCAGTTTAAAGGGCCCAGTTAAGGGAGAAGTCTGTCCTTCAACTTGTTGTGCCCCTCTGTCTCCCCAGTTCATGAGGGTTTTTCCAGAGATGTACCTTGAGATTTGCTTGCCACATTCAGCTGTGGATTGAGTCTAGATCATTCTTTAATAGTGGTAATCATTGGAGTCTTTTATTcgattcttttaaattttttgaggaggGTGGAGAACTGGCCTTTACTTACATTCCTTTGCTTAATGAAAATCCGTCTTGCTAGTAAGGATTGGAGGTGTCAGAAAAGACTTGGGCACTGTTTCTTACTTTGACTTCTTTTGACTTTGAGCCGCTGTTTGGAGATGATTTTTACCTGTTTGGAGATGATTGGAGCAAGAGTAGTTTATTTCTTAAGCATTTAAACTGTTGTTATAGCTGAAATATTTCTTCATCTAAGTGGTCTTTTCCTGAAATCAGGTCATTATACTGAATCTATatgttgagtcttttttttttcctttttatcttttcctaAAGATGAGTCCTGCATTAGAATTATCTAGATAAAGCCATTGCTATGACCAGTGTCTGGGGTAGGGGCTGGGGCTATGACTAAGAGTGATAGCAACCCTTCTTGCGTCTGTTTCTTCAAGGCAAACGAATGCACGTGCAGTTGTCCACCAGCCGGCTTAGGACTGCGCCCGGGATGGGAGACCAGAGCGGCTGCTATCGGTGCGGGAAAGAGGGGCACTGGTCCAAAGAGTGTCCGATAGATCGTTCAGGCCGCGTGGCAGACTTGACCGAGCAATATAATGAGCAATACGGAGCAGTGCGTACGCCTTACACCATGAGCTATGGGGATTCATTGTATTACAACAACGCGTACGGAGCGCTCGATGCCTACTACAAGCGCTGCCGTGCTGCCCGGTCCTATGAGGCagtggcagctgcagctgcctccGTGTATAATTACGCAGAGCAGACCCTGTCCCAGCTGCCACAAGTCCAGAATACAGCCATGGCCAGTCACCTCACCTCCACCTCTCTCGATCCCTACGATAGACACCTGTTGCCGACCTCAGGAGCTGCTGCCACAGCTGCTGCTGCAGCAGCAGCCGCTGCTGCTGTTACTGCAGCTTCCACTTCATATTACGGGCGGGATCGGAGCCCCCTGCGTCGCGCTACAGCCCCAGTCCCCACTGTTGGAGAGGGCTACGGTTACGGGCATGAGAGTGAGTTGTCCCAAGCTTCAGCAGCCGCGCGGAATTCTCTGTACGACATGGCCCGGTATGAGCGGGAGCAGTATGCCGATCGGGCGCGGTACTCAGCCTTTTAAAGCTTGAGGTGAGAGGGGTGGGGTGTTCCCTCTTCTGGTTTTGCCATCCCTCCTGCAGCCTAAAGGGCTCCAATTAGGCTGCCCTGCTTGCTTGCTTTTGCAGGGTTAGGGGAAGGTTACTAGGATGGCTCACAGGCTAGAGAGAAGTCCTAACTGCTTAACTTTAAAATACATAGAGTTCCTTGGCC
This genomic window from Pan troglodytes isolate AG18354 chromosome 9, NHGRI_mPanTro3-v2.0_pri, whole genome shotgun sequence contains:
- the RBM4 gene encoding RNA-binding protein 4 isoform X1: MVKLFIGNLPREATEQEIRSLFEQYGKVLECDIIKNYGFVHIEDKTAAEDAIRNLHHYKLHGVNINVEASKNKSKTSTKLHVGNISPTCTNKELRAKFEEYGPVIECDIVKDYAFVHMERAEDAVEAIRGLDNTEFQGKRMHVQLSTSRLRTAPGMGDQSGCYRCGKEGHWSKECPIDRSGRVADLTEQYNEQYGAVRTPYTMSYGDSLYYNNAYGALDAYYKRCRAARSYEAVAAAAASVYNYAEQTLSQLPQVQNTAMASHLTSTSLDPYDRHLLPTSGAAATAAAAAAAAAAVTAASTSYYGRDRSPLRRATAPVPTVGEGYGYGHESELSQASAAARNSLYDMARYEREQYADRARYSAF
- the RBM4 gene encoding RNA-binding protein 4 isoform X3, with amino-acid sequence MVKLFIGNLPREATEQEIRSLFEQYGKVLECDIIKNYGFVHIEDKTAAEDAIRNLHHYKLHGVNINVEASKNKSKTSTKLHVGNISPTCTNKELRAKFEEYGPVIECDIVKDYAFVHMERAEDAVEAIRGLDNTEFQDIQLCHPSCSVVA
- the RBM4 gene encoding RNA-binding protein 4 isoform X4; translated protein: MVKLFIGNLPREATEQEIRSLFEQYGKVLECDIIKNYGFVHIEDKTAAEDAIRNLHHYKLHGVNINVEASKNKSKTSTKLHVGNISPTCTNKELRAKFEEYGPVIECDIVKDYAFVHMERAEDAVEAIRGLDNTEFQGGMCVG
- the RBM4 gene encoding RNA-binding protein 4 isoform X2, with the translated sequence MVKLFIGNLPREATEQEIRSLFEQYGKVLECDIIKNYGFVHIEDKTAAEDAIRNLHHYKLHGVNINVEASKNKSKTSTKLHVGNISPTCTNKELRAKFEEYGPVIECDIVKDYAFVHMERAEDAVEAIRGLDNTEFQGKITPVTEGYCCCNKGHTYIFKNCNLILESRKSRRC